Proteins from a single region of Haloterrigena alkaliphila:
- a CDS encoding potassium channel family protein: MRFVIIGAGRVGLRTARVLRDEGHEVTVIERDEAKIRRARDQEFTVVEGDGSREEILEEAGIRDADALSALTGDLNVNFTACMIGNHYGCRTVMRIDEAYREGIYRKYADEVDEVIYPERLGAIGAKNALLGGTIRAIADIAPHLQVVELTITADAPVNGYTISELQLPADATVLAFGKRDQDLRIPNEDLSLEDGDRLVVLADFDVLSEVRQLLVGETPTRAAANAGSGSSSATTDLSSESDTGGVN, from the coding sequence ATGCGGTTCGTCATTATCGGGGCTGGACGGGTCGGCCTGCGCACGGCGCGCGTCCTGCGCGACGAGGGCCACGAGGTAACGGTGATCGAGCGCGATGAGGCGAAGATTCGCCGCGCCCGCGATCAGGAGTTTACCGTCGTCGAGGGCGACGGCTCCCGCGAGGAGATCCTCGAGGAGGCCGGCATCCGCGACGCCGACGCGCTGAGCGCGCTGACCGGCGATCTGAACGTCAACTTCACCGCCTGCATGATCGGCAACCACTACGGCTGTCGGACGGTCATGCGCATCGACGAGGCCTACCGCGAGGGGATCTACCGCAAGTACGCCGACGAGGTCGACGAGGTGATCTACCCCGAACGCCTCGGCGCCATCGGCGCGAAGAACGCCCTGCTGGGCGGGACCATCCGCGCCATCGCGGACATCGCGCCCCACCTGCAGGTCGTCGAACTCACGATCACCGCCGACGCACCCGTCAACGGCTACACGATCAGCGAACTGCAACTGCCCGCCGACGCGACCGTCCTCGCCTTCGGCAAGCGCGACCAGGACCTGCGAATCCCGAACGAGGACCTCTCGCTCGAGGACGGCGACCGACTCGTCGTCCTCGCGGACTTCGACGTACTGAGCGAGGTCCGACAACTCCTGGTCGGCGAGACGCCGACTCGAGCCGCCGCGAACGCCGGCTCGGGCTCGAGTTCGGCGACGACGGACCTGTCGTCGGAGTCGGACACCGGAGGTGTCAACTGA
- a CDS encoding Lrp/AsnC family transcriptional regulator, with product MVTAFIMIKANTGEADRLRDSIETIEGVQSAHIVAGDVDIIAKAQVETPAQVKEIAATQIQGINGVENTQTYIAMD from the coding sequence ATGGTTACCGCATTCATCATGATCAAGGCGAACACGGGTGAGGCGGATCGACTCAGAGACAGCATCGAGACGATCGAGGGCGTCCAGTCGGCCCACATCGTCGCCGGCGACGTCGACATCATCGCGAAAGCGCAGGTCGAGACGCCCGCCCAGGTCAAGGAGATCGCCGCCACCCAGATTCAGGGCATCAACGGCGTCGAAAACACGCAGACGTACATCGCGATGGACTAA
- a CDS encoding DUF7522 family protein → MPTGILTDKAAEQIVTTCRTAIGDSLRSVTYFTRDDFEQVYLREDLERDADLSTFIGHEWRGFKTAQTAYEKSELGDYNYTIRVFDNGFLIRVTSDSEGIFVTTDGLTVKDFEEVATAINTFLSGREIE, encoded by the coding sequence ATGCCCACTGGGATACTCACCGATAAGGCGGCCGAACAGATCGTCACCACCTGCCGGACCGCCATCGGCGACAGCCTCCGCTCGGTCACCTACTTCACGCGCGACGATTTCGAACAGGTGTACCTCCGCGAGGACCTCGAGCGCGACGCCGATCTCTCGACGTTCATCGGGCACGAGTGGCGCGGCTTCAAGACCGCCCAGACCGCCTACGAGAAGTCGGAACTCGGCGACTACAACTACACGATTCGGGTCTTCGACAACGGGTTCCTGATCCGCGTCACCAGCGACAGCGAGGGGATCTTCGTGACGACGGACGGGCTCACGGTCAAGGACTTCGAAGAAGTCGCGACGGCGATCAATACGTTCCTCAGCGGTCGCGAGATCGAGTAG
- a CDS encoding alkaline phosphatase PhoX produces MVEFTRRRLMATSTAAAIGVGAIGSVSGQEDEDGDTPGAPRINGDIKRLATTAHGAEVTGPFVFENGEVLFSLQHPSRDNPAPYDTAAVGVLAGHQFTFNGTNDEFDELEAPRSNEAQGQVQVAGGEYDILVQEGDSINGGDERWGHPQTPDGTDIADFVGTRYGDVGYNPDMNFFVPTDEDGLEGYLFTNNETSPGCISRTPISRGEDGWEADPDDAMELENLESFRDIGGTRINCYGDLSPWGTPMSSEEEYGHPRVSGPATVSGIVDAGSGVGIRGAATFWNRPNPSEIDGALDELFDEGWSPQGTWALSGLEMLAYYLGADPVDQDGDTNTTEPIGDGYPNRYRYGYIVEVTEPTAEEPTPVKHHVMGRAAFECPEFMPDERTVYLASDGSSKGLYKFVAEEPITSYDDRADVRGTLSAARVVNEEAAKNRPPAEVDLEIEWVELGTASNAEVESWIAEYDDVSQVDYLETHADTDWEDDLEAAITEADETVAIEGNRDYITDEEILAWAKQYEKRGPDGVDEELRRVPFLETRAAAKEVGATIEFRKAEGIDSLDDAEPGDYLYIGISELNDGMSDDEGEIRMDRVDGGVVYRAQLDSEYDVSTLEPVVVGPDATDSESIVDAAPINVDNVMVLDDGRVLLCEDKGSFGRSYPNDALWVYEPPAVLETDSVAISHGATGAVDLTLSSIPDGLAGGRITVSVEHADVAELTGASYHDALELTAGPSISGDGSSVEFRFADHEDEIGATLEDVTLATLELEAVGTGTTDVTIDVHALDDDDGTAIETQSRPGVVVVGPQPVGEGSGPGRAPTDPDGDGRFEDINGNGRLDDDDVTLLFDTLESDSVRLNEDAFDFNENGRIDYDDVVSLYDEL; encoded by the coding sequence ATGGTCGAATTTACCAGACGACGGCTGATGGCGACCTCGACGGCAGCCGCCATCGGCGTCGGAGCGATCGGTTCCGTGAGCGGACAGGAAGATGAAGACGGGGACACGCCCGGGGCTCCGCGGATCAACGGCGATATCAAGCGACTCGCGACGACGGCCCACGGCGCCGAGGTCACCGGCCCGTTCGTGTTCGAGAACGGCGAGGTGCTGTTCAGCCTCCAGCATCCGAGTCGGGACAACCCCGCGCCGTACGACACGGCGGCGGTCGGCGTGCTCGCGGGCCACCAGTTCACGTTCAACGGGACTAACGACGAGTTCGACGAACTCGAGGCACCCCGGTCGAACGAGGCGCAGGGACAGGTCCAGGTCGCCGGCGGCGAGTACGACATCCTCGTTCAGGAGGGCGACTCGATCAACGGCGGCGACGAGCGGTGGGGGCACCCACAGACGCCCGACGGCACCGACATCGCCGATTTCGTCGGCACCCGGTACGGCGACGTGGGCTACAATCCCGACATGAACTTCTTCGTGCCGACCGACGAGGACGGCCTCGAGGGCTACCTCTTCACGAACAACGAGACGAGTCCGGGCTGTATCAGCCGGACGCCGATCAGCCGCGGCGAGGACGGCTGGGAGGCCGATCCAGACGACGCGATGGAACTCGAGAACCTCGAGAGCTTCCGCGACATCGGCGGCACCCGAATCAACTGTTACGGCGACCTGAGTCCGTGGGGGACGCCGATGTCGTCCGAAGAGGAGTACGGCCACCCGCGCGTTTCGGGTCCGGCGACGGTCTCAGGGATTGTCGACGCGGGGAGTGGTGTCGGTATTCGTGGCGCGGCGACTTTTTGGAACCGTCCGAACCCCTCCGAGATCGACGGTGCGCTCGACGAGTTGTTCGACGAGGGCTGGAGTCCGCAGGGAACGTGGGCGCTTTCGGGGCTCGAGATGCTGGCCTACTACCTCGGCGCCGATCCGGTCGATCAGGACGGCGACACGAACACGACGGAACCGATCGGCGACGGCTACCCCAACCGGTACCGGTACGGCTATATCGTCGAGGTTACCGAACCGACGGCCGAGGAGCCGACGCCGGTCAAACACCACGTCATGGGTCGGGCTGCCTTCGAGTGTCCCGAGTTCATGCCCGACGAGCGGACCGTCTACCTCGCCTCCGACGGCTCGAGCAAGGGACTCTACAAGTTCGTCGCCGAGGAGCCCATCACGAGCTACGACGACCGGGCGGACGTCCGCGGGACGCTGTCCGCCGCTCGCGTGGTCAACGAGGAAGCCGCGAAGAACCGCCCGCCGGCCGAGGTCGATCTCGAGATCGAGTGGGTCGAACTCGGCACCGCGAGCAACGCCGAGGTCGAGTCCTGGATCGCGGAGTACGACGACGTCTCGCAGGTCGACTACCTCGAGACCCACGCCGACACCGACTGGGAGGACGACCTCGAGGCCGCCATCACGGAGGCGGACGAGACGGTCGCGATCGAGGGCAACCGGGACTACATCACCGACGAGGAGATCCTCGCGTGGGCCAAACAGTACGAGAAGCGCGGTCCCGACGGCGTCGACGAGGAACTGCGCCGCGTCCCCTTCCTCGAGACCCGCGCCGCGGCCAAGGAAGTCGGCGCCACCATCGAGTTCCGCAAGGCCGAGGGGATCGACTCGCTCGACGACGCCGAGCCCGGCGACTACCTCTACATCGGTATCTCGGAGCTCAACGACGGTATGAGCGACGACGAGGGCGAGATTCGGATGGACCGGGTCGACGGCGGCGTCGTCTACCGGGCGCAACTCGACTCCGAGTACGACGTGTCGACGCTCGAGCCGGTGGTCGTCGGCCCCGACGCGACCGATTCCGAATCGATCGTCGACGCCGCGCCGATCAACGTCGACAACGTGATGGTGCTCGACGACGGCCGCGTGCTCCTCTGTGAGGACAAGGGCAGCTTCGGCCGCTCCTACCCCAACGACGCCCTGTGGGTCTACGAGCCGCCGGCGGTCCTCGAGACCGACTCGGTGGCGATCAGCCACGGCGCGACGGGCGCGGTCGACCTCACGCTCTCGTCGATCCCGGACGGGCTCGCGGGCGGTCGCATCACCGTCTCCGTCGAGCACGCCGACGTCGCCGAACTCACCGGCGCCAGCTACCACGACGCGCTGGAGCTCACCGCGGGGCCGTCGATCAGCGGCGACGGCTCGAGCGTCGAGTTCCGGTTCGCCGACCACGAGGACGAAATCGGCGCCACGCTCGAGGACGTCACGCTGGCGACGCTCGAACTCGAGGCCGTCGGCACGGGCACGACGGACGTCACGATCGACGTCCACGCGCTCGACGACGACGACGGGACGGCGATCGAGACCCAGTCCCGTCCGGGCGTCGTCGTCGTCGGCCCGCAGCCCGTTGGCGAGGGCTCGGGACCGGGCCGTGCCCCCACCGACCCTGACGGCGACGGTCGCTTCGAGGACATCAACGGTAACGGCCGACTCGACGACGACGACGTCACCCTGCTGTTCGACACCCTCGAGTCGGATTCCGTCCGGCTCAACGAGGACGCCTTCGACTTCAACGAGAACGGGCGCATCGACTACGACGACGTCGTCTCCCTCTACGACGAACTGTAA
- a CDS encoding DNA double-strand break repair nuclease NurA has translation MTLDPVHFDGIAQLAKRIDHGADERDRRAFAETVWAEFLDPLVDDGRTILEPVGDQRRRLVDCEDVALHDRPFETEHGLDAGTINPTTFKNGLVIDIAQAAMAATPSDLDLHRSRTTVMTVHSNDETMTVDESWGKFDEGYSRSRAVKIPPLPRFAEGVVHALALYLAESNHARDHADGVDDLLVLDGPIYPRGLLRWADQHPDLADFLLEDPRPTTVLENYVRLVERFVERDVPLVGFVKNPATRVVTRTLKKKPGVDLATPWNDDAALFTRLLERGEYVDDVEGQRWERDTSTLTYTNWFRSRGGVDRPLSVEGDALGVDRELDHEVYEVTFFVVYDPREDLVYRIEAPYAFTRDPETRERLALQLLQDVAVAHGPPTIVAKADELARISRSEKASLRETLETQFDTAQDRTYDDHRWDEEY, from the coding sequence ATGACTCTCGATCCGGTCCACTTCGACGGCATCGCGCAACTCGCGAAGCGGATCGACCACGGGGCCGACGAGCGCGACCGCCGCGCCTTCGCCGAGACGGTCTGGGCGGAGTTCCTCGACCCGCTCGTCGACGACGGCCGGACGATCCTCGAGCCCGTCGGCGACCAACGGCGACGGCTCGTCGACTGCGAGGACGTCGCCCTCCACGACCGCCCGTTCGAGACCGAACACGGCCTCGACGCGGGGACGATCAACCCGACGACGTTCAAGAACGGACTGGTCATCGACATCGCGCAGGCCGCGATGGCCGCGACGCCGAGCGACCTCGACCTTCACCGTTCCCGGACGACGGTGATGACGGTCCACTCGAACGACGAGACGATGACCGTCGACGAGTCCTGGGGAAAGTTCGACGAGGGCTACAGCCGGAGCCGCGCCGTGAAGATCCCGCCGCTCCCGCGGTTCGCGGAGGGCGTCGTCCACGCGCTCGCGCTCTACCTCGCCGAGAGCAACCACGCCCGCGACCACGCCGACGGCGTCGACGACCTGCTCGTCCTCGACGGGCCGATCTACCCCCGCGGCCTACTGCGCTGGGCCGACCAGCACCCCGACCTCGCGGACTTCCTGCTCGAGGATCCCCGGCCGACGACGGTGCTCGAGAACTACGTGCGACTGGTCGAGCGCTTCGTCGAGCGGGACGTCCCCCTCGTCGGCTTCGTCAAGAATCCGGCGACCCGGGTCGTCACGCGGACCCTGAAGAAGAAACCCGGCGTCGACCTCGCCACCCCGTGGAACGACGACGCGGCCCTGTTCACCCGCCTGCTCGAGCGCGGCGAGTACGTCGACGACGTCGAGGGCCAGCGCTGGGAGCGAGACACGTCGACGCTGACCTACACCAACTGGTTTCGCTCCCGGGGCGGCGTCGACCGGCCGCTCTCGGTCGAGGGAGACGCGCTCGGCGTCGACCGCGAACTCGACCACGAGGTGTACGAGGTCACCTTCTTCGTCGTCTACGACCCGCGCGAGGACCTCGTCTACCGGATCGAGGCCCCCTACGCGTTCACCCGCGACCCCGAGACCCGCGAGCGACTGGCGCTGCAACTGCTCCAGGACGTCGCGGTCGCCCACGGCCCGCCGACGATCGTCGCGAAGGCCGACGAACTCGCCCGGATCAGTCGCTCGGAGAAGGCGTCGCTCCGCGAGACCCTCGAGACGCAGTTCGACACCGCACAGGATCGAACCTACGACGACCACCGGTGGGACGAGGAGTACTGA
- a CDS encoding O-acetylhomoserine aminocarboxypropyltransferase/cysteine synthase family protein, giving the protein MSEDSDDRQFATDSVHAGQEPDPTTGARAPPLYQTTSYEFEDTDHAAALFGLEETGNIYSRIMNPTNAMLEERIATLEGGAAALATSSGMAAFDLATFILADVGDNIVSASSLYGGTYTYLTHTVEKRGIETKFVDTLDYEAYEEAIDDDTAFVHLETIGNPALVTPDIERIADIAHDHDVPLFVDNTFATPYLCRPLEHGADLVWNSTTKWIHGAGSTIGGILVDGGSFPWPEGDYPEITEPNPAYHGVNFYETFGEAAFSVVARTRGLRDLGNQQAPFDAWVTLQKLESLPLRMEKHCENAMAVAEYLEDHEKVSWVNYPGLESHETHENATEYLEGGYGGMITFGLEGGYDAAETVCNEVDLASLLANVGDAKTLIIHPASTTHQQLTEEEKLASGTTDDMVRLSVGIEDVDDVIADLDRAIDAAQ; this is encoded by the coding sequence ATGAGCGAGGATTCCGACGATCGACAGTTCGCCACGGACAGCGTCCACGCCGGTCAGGAACCGGACCCGACCACGGGGGCCCGCGCGCCGCCGCTGTACCAGACGACGTCCTACGAGTTCGAGGACACCGACCACGCGGCCGCCCTGTTCGGCCTCGAGGAGACCGGGAACATCTACTCGCGGATCATGAACCCGACGAACGCGATGTTAGAGGAGCGCATCGCGACCCTCGAGGGCGGTGCGGCCGCGCTCGCGACGTCGTCGGGGATGGCCGCCTTCGACCTCGCGACGTTCATCCTCGCCGACGTGGGCGACAACATCGTGAGCGCGTCGTCGCTGTACGGCGGCACCTACACCTACCTCACCCACACCGTCGAGAAGCGCGGTATCGAGACGAAGTTCGTCGACACGCTCGACTACGAAGCCTACGAAGAAGCGATCGACGACGACACCGCGTTCGTCCACCTCGAGACGATCGGCAACCCCGCGCTCGTCACGCCCGATATCGAGCGGATCGCCGACATCGCCCACGACCACGACGTGCCGCTGTTCGTCGACAACACCTTCGCGACCCCCTACCTCTGCCGGCCGCTCGAGCACGGCGCGGACCTCGTCTGGAACTCGACGACGAAGTGGATCCACGGCGCCGGGTCGACCATCGGCGGCATCCTCGTCGACGGCGGCTCCTTCCCGTGGCCGGAGGGCGACTACCCCGAAATCACGGAACCGAACCCCGCCTACCACGGCGTGAACTTCTACGAGACCTTCGGCGAAGCCGCCTTCTCGGTCGTCGCCCGCACCCGCGGGCTGCGCGATCTGGGCAACCAGCAGGCCCCCTTCGACGCGTGGGTCACGCTGCAGAAACTCGAGTCCCTCCCGCTGCGGATGGAGAAACACTGCGAGAACGCGATGGCCGTCGCGGAGTACCTCGAGGACCACGAGAAGGTCTCGTGGGTCAACTACCCCGGCCTCGAGAGCCACGAAACGCACGAGAACGCCACGGAGTACCTCGAGGGCGGCTACGGCGGCATGATCACCTTCGGGCTCGAGGGCGGCTACGACGCCGCCGAAACGGTCTGTAACGAGGTCGACCTCGCGAGCCTGCTGGCCAACGTCGGCGACGCGAAGACGCTGATCATCCACCCCGCGAGCACGACCCACCAGCAGCTCACCGAGGAGGAGAAACTGGCGAGCGGCACGACCGACGACATGGTGCGCCTCTCGGTCGGCATCGAGGACGTCGACGACGTGATCGCCGATCTGGACCGGGCCATCGACGCGGCCCAGTAG
- a CDS encoding DUF7113 family protein, protein MILVRGRAGGTELTGTLYERGDRAPSFRGAPDEDAAYVWVCDEFYEVDSGGSTQLVDGREVNLAFESPMPRGFDTRDQALDGAREHVRTQFARIGVDGDEVEIEIDAEADESALEE, encoded by the coding sequence ATGATTCTGGTTCGCGGTCGTGCCGGTGGCACCGAACTCACCGGTACCCTGTACGAACGCGGAGATCGAGCCCCCTCGTTTCGCGGCGCACCCGACGAAGATGCCGCCTACGTCTGGGTCTGTGACGAGTTCTACGAAGTCGACAGCGGGGGTTCGACCCAGCTGGTCGACGGGCGAGAGGTGAATCTGGCGTTCGAATCGCCGATGCCCCGCGGCTTCGACACCCGGGACCAGGCCCTCGACGGCGCCAGGGAACACGTCAGAACGCAGTTCGCCCGCATCGGCGTCGACGGCGACGAGGTCGAGATCGAGATCGATGCCGAGGCCGACGAGTCGGCGCTCGAGGAGTAG
- a CDS encoding NAD(P)H-dependent oxidoreductase, with protein sequence MNVLILLGHPRTDSLCGALADAYGEGAREAGCEVRELAVADCEFDPDVREVSPTEQRLEPDLQAAQDSIEWADHLVFVYPNWWGTMPARLKGFFDRVFTPGFAFFEYEDGEGAGHEGLLDDKTAELIVTMDMPPWVYRWIYRQPGNNAVKRATLGYAGIRTTRITNLGPVESSTPEKREQWLEQAAGLGRRLADGPDAPSTRVRRRATAWLKALRLQFYPMAWVAYTIGALAATGSSGVLSSPAYWLGFAFLFFLEAATVLSNEYVDYPTDRENGFAGPFTGGSQVLVDGDLEFDDLRRGFGVALALAVASAAGALAVAPGPAVAAAAVMAVLGLLALGYTIPPLELSYRTLGELDVAVTHSTGVLLVGYVLLGGAPTDPLPWLLSVPFLLSVLPSITLAGVPDRAADRAAGKETIAVRFGIDGAATVATATAVLACATALVWVAFDVAGGAYGSLVALSVPHALGLGWLLKNRLWDRTEPARIDGLMAASLSFLVWFGVVPLLNLA encoded by the coding sequence ATGAACGTCCTGATCCTCCTCGGACATCCCCGGACCGACAGCCTCTGCGGCGCGCTGGCCGACGCCTACGGCGAGGGAGCCCGCGAGGCCGGCTGCGAGGTCCGGGAACTCGCCGTCGCCGACTGCGAGTTCGATCCGGACGTCCGCGAGGTCTCGCCGACCGAACAGCGACTGGAACCCGACCTGCAGGCGGCGCAGGACTCGATCGAGTGGGCCGACCACCTCGTCTTCGTCTACCCGAACTGGTGGGGGACGATGCCGGCGCGACTCAAGGGCTTCTTCGACCGGGTCTTCACCCCCGGCTTCGCGTTCTTCGAGTACGAGGACGGCGAGGGAGCGGGTCACGAGGGGTTGTTGGACGACAAAACCGCCGAACTGATCGTCACGATGGACATGCCGCCGTGGGTCTACCGCTGGATCTACCGCCAGCCGGGGAACAACGCCGTCAAGCGCGCGACGCTGGGCTACGCGGGGATCCGAACCACGCGGATCACGAACCTCGGTCCCGTCGAGTCGTCGACGCCCGAGAAGCGCGAGCAGTGGCTCGAGCAGGCCGCAGGGCTGGGCAGACGCCTCGCCGACGGGCCCGACGCGCCGTCGACTCGCGTTCGCCGCCGGGCGACGGCGTGGCTGAAGGCGCTGCGACTGCAGTTCTACCCGATGGCGTGGGTGGCCTACACCATCGGCGCGCTGGCGGCGACCGGCTCGAGCGGCGTGCTCTCGTCGCCCGCCTACTGGCTGGGCTTCGCCTTCCTCTTCTTCCTCGAGGCGGCGACGGTGCTCTCCAACGAGTACGTCGACTATCCCACCGACCGCGAGAACGGGTTCGCCGGTCCCTTTACGGGGGGTTCGCAGGTACTCGTCGACGGCGACCTCGAGTTCGACGATCTCAGACGAGGGTTCGGCGTCGCGCTCGCGCTGGCCGTCGCGTCGGCCGCGGGAGCCCTCGCGGTCGCTCCCGGCCCCGCGGTCGCCGCGGCGGCCGTCATGGCCGTGCTGGGGCTGCTGGCGCTGGGGTACACGATCCCGCCGCTCGAGCTCTCGTACCGAACGCTCGGCGAACTCGACGTGGCCGTCACCCACAGCACGGGGGTGTTGCTGGTCGGCTACGTTCTCCTCGGCGGCGCACCGACGGATCCGCTCCCGTGGCTGCTCTCGGTGCCGTTCCTGCTGTCGGTGCTGCCGTCGATCACGCTGGCGGGCGTCCCGGATCGCGCCGCCGACCGAGCCGCCGGCAAGGAGACGATCGCCGTCCGCTTCGGCATCGACGGCGCCGCGACGGTGGCGACGGCGACCGCGGTGCTGGCCTGCGCGACGGCGCTCGTCTGGGTGGCGTTCGACGTCGCCGGCGGAGCCTACGGCTCGCTCGTCGCCCTCAGCGTCCCGCACGCGCTCGGACTGGGCTGGCTCCTCAAGAATCGGCTGTGGGACCGGACGGAACCGGCCCGCATCGACGGGCTAATGGCCGCGTCGCTTTCCTTTCTGGTCTGGTTCGGCGTCGTGCCGCTGCTCAATCTCGCGTGA
- a CDS encoding DUF5813 family protein translates to MTDLPPPVARALESHDAFAPREDDAGYDLTTTGFETTVTADDAEGKRDGEFRVTVTLPTLDAAVAGETVAPVVEDGWFETLERRLEDAFTVAHTSTHEDPTVDRGAETVTVSLEYVAWDAAEGVADSKALVEYVEGTFAQGIIPGYEYRGAAATLLENAQGRGQQAAEDDGNSGGMPM, encoded by the coding sequence ATGACCGACCTTCCGCCCCCCGTCGCACGCGCACTCGAGTCCCACGACGCGTTCGCGCCCCGCGAGGACGACGCCGGCTACGACCTGACTACGACCGGCTTCGAGACGACCGTCACGGCCGACGACGCCGAGGGAAAACGGGACGGCGAGTTCCGCGTCACAGTCACGCTCCCCACGCTGGACGCCGCCGTCGCCGGCGAGACCGTCGCTCCCGTCGTCGAGGACGGCTGGTTCGAGACCCTCGAGCGGCGCCTCGAGGACGCGTTCACCGTCGCCCACACGAGCACGCACGAGGACCCCACCGTCGACCGCGGGGCCGAGACGGTCACCGTCTCGCTCGAGTACGTCGCCTGGGACGCCGCCGAGGGCGTCGCGGACTCGAAAGCGCTCGTCGAGTACGTCGAAGGGACCTTCGCCCAGGGGATCATCCCCGGCTACGAGTACCGCGGCGCGGCGGCGACGCTGCTCGAGAACGCGCAGGGCCGCGGCCAGCAGGCTGCAGAGGACGATGGGAACAGCGGCGGAATGCCGATGTAG
- the gpmI gene encoding 2,3-bisphosphoglycerate-independent phosphoglycerate mutase, with protein sequence MDAALIILDGWGLGDGTSRDAVEAADTPNFDRLADAGAYGTLEVAGRRVGLPDGQMGNSEVGHLNIGAGRVVYQEYTRISDSVADGSFRENDAINTAFDNARENGGQVHFVGLVSDGGVHSDQEHLHALIELAGDRDVEAVTHAITDGRDTSPTGGREYLSTLEDVIADHGTGHVATVTGRYYAMDRDQNWERTKRAYDAMVHREAEWTADSAVEAVEQSYDRDVTDEFVEPTVVEGAPALEDGDSVVWFNFRSDRARQLTRMLADIRSEDWADQVATSPPETEVVMMTQYDRTFDLPVAYPPNQPEQVLGEVLADAGRTQLRIAESEKYAHVTYFLNGGREVEFDGEIREIVESPDVPTYDLQPEMSAPEVTDTAVDIIEGKARVEGAPRESERGGTTREQSDDPDVLVLNYANPDMVGHTGDYEAAIEAVEAVDAQLGRLAETLEAAGSHVLVTADHGNADDMGTEADPHTAHTYNLVPLIYVAADGTDGGRTVRQGGTLADIAPTMLELIDLDQPPEMTGESLLE encoded by the coding sequence ATGGACGCTGCGCTGATAATCCTCGACGGGTGGGGACTCGGCGACGGAACGAGCAGGGACGCCGTCGAGGCGGCCGACACGCCGAATTTCGATCGGCTCGCCGACGCGGGCGCGTACGGTACGCTCGAGGTCGCGGGCCGGCGCGTGGGCCTCCCCGACGGCCAGATGGGCAACAGCGAGGTGGGCCACCTCAACATCGGTGCCGGACGCGTGGTCTACCAGGAGTACACGCGGATCTCCGACTCGGTCGCGGACGGCTCCTTCCGGGAGAACGACGCGATCAACACCGCGTTCGACAACGCCCGCGAAAATGGGGGACAGGTCCACTTCGTCGGCCTCGTCAGCGACGGCGGGGTCCACTCGGACCAGGAGCACCTCCACGCGCTGATCGAACTCGCGGGCGACCGCGACGTCGAGGCCGTCACCCACGCGATCACGGACGGTCGCGACACCTCTCCCACCGGCGGGCGCGAGTACCTCTCGACGCTCGAGGACGTGATCGCCGACCACGGGACGGGCCACGTCGCGACGGTCACGGGCCGCTACTACGCGATGGACCGCGACCAGAACTGGGAACGGACGAAGCGCGCCTACGACGCGATGGTCCACCGCGAGGCCGAGTGGACCGCCGACTCCGCAGTCGAGGCGGTCGAACAGTCCTACGACCGCGACGTCACCGACGAGTTCGTCGAACCGACCGTGGTCGAGGGGGCACCCGCGCTCGAGGACGGTGATTCGGTCGTCTGGTTCAACTTCCGCTCGGACCGCGCCCGGCAGCTCACCCGAATGCTGGCGGACATCCGAAGCGAGGACTGGGCCGATCAGGTTGCGACCAGCCCGCCCGAGACGGAGGTGGTGATGATGACCCAGTACGACAGGACGTTCGACCTGCCCGTGGCCTACCCGCCGAACCAGCCCGAGCAGGTGCTCGGCGAGGTGCTGGCCGACGCCGGCCGGACGCAGCTGCGGATCGCCGAATCCGAGAAGTACGCCCACGTCACCTACTTCCTCAACGGCGGCCGCGAGGTCGAGTTCGACGGCGAAATTCGGGAGATCGTCGAAAGTCCCGACGTGCCGACCTACGACCTGCAGCCGGAGATGAGCGCGCCCGAGGTGACCGACACCGCCGTCGATATCATCGAGGGCAAGGCGCGAGTGGAGGGAGCGCCTCGAGAAAGCGAGCGGGGAGGAACGACCCGCGAGCAAAGCGACGATCCGGACGTGCTCGTGCTCAACTACGCCAATCCGGACATGGTCGGCCACACCGGCGACTACGAGGCCGCCATCGAGGCCGTCGAAGCCGTCGACGCGCAACTCGGACGGCTCGCGGAGACGCTCGAGGCCGCGGGTTCCCACGTCCTCGTCACCGCCGACCACGGCAACGCCGACGACATGGGGACCGAGGCGGACCCCCACACCGCGCACACCTACAACCTCGTGCCGCTGATCTACGTCGCCGCCGACGGCACGGACGGGGGCCGAACGGTCCGCCAAGGCGGTACCCTCGCCGACATCGCGCCGACGATGCTCGAGTTGATCGACCTCGACCAGCCGCCGGAGATGACCGGCGAGTCGCTGCTCGAGTAG